Below is a window of Sulfitobacter sp. SK012 DNA.
CCTGGTTCCTTCATTCGCCCGGCTTAGTCGTCCAAAGACAGCCAGATTTCGCTTTCCGTCGGTTGAGTTTCCATGACAGGCTTCCGGCTCTGGACATGTGAAACTGGCAAGTTCCTCGCCGCGCCCGCATTTAGTTTCGAGCCATTTGAGTGACCCGCTTAAACCTCTAATTAACCTTTTCCACGTCGGCCAGTTTCCACCCACTTTCGAGCCAGCCCTCTGCTGGGCCATAGAGGCGAAACAGGAGGAAGAAATCTTCACCTGTCGGAATCCAGTTTGCGTCCTGACCCTCTGGTGCAGATGGTGCAAAATAGACGTCAACCGATCCATCAGCATTTGTATTCATGTCGGGTAGATTTGGTGTCGCGCGCCCAACACTCTCGGCCCCTTGGACAAACCCTTTGGATTCCATGCTGTAAACAATCACCGACCAAAAATCTTCGGCTGGTGTGTCGGCGGGAACGTTGAGCTTATAGGTGTCTTTGCCGTTCAGCATGTTATTGTCTGCATCACGAACCGCCCCAAGATAGAAGGTGCCGCCACCAAGGTTCTTGGGGAGATAAGTCAGATAGAAATACTGCCCTGCGCGTTCATCAGTCAGAACCGCGGTCTCGGTGACAAAGGGGAACCCAAGCTTGGCTTGTTCGGGGTCAATTGCGAATGGGCCCCATTGCCGGTCGTCCCAAATTGATTTGAAACCACCACCATCAGTGACAAATCGCGCCTGCATTTGATCATAGGCACAGTCCAACCCAGCTAGCATCGCTTCCTGCATTTCCGCATCCGGATTGAAGGGTTTGCCGCGCTCAATTCCAAGCGAAGCAAGCATCCCCATCATGGCTTTGTCTTGCTCAAGCACGGGTTCACGCTGAACAACTGCATTCAGATCGGCAAAATAACTCATGTCATAGACGGGCAGAGTATTGACGGGGTTTTCTTTTAAATCGACGAATTCTGTAGGGGATGGGTTGTTGGCATTGGCCAATGGATACCACTGCAATTTCTGTGCATAGGCTGCCTGATCGGCGTGGGTGCCGCCGTTTTTAGCGACTGGGCGGAAAGCAAAATGCACGCCCCAAGTGTTGGATTGAGAGGTGATGTAACCCTCGGGAACGTCGCCGTCATAGCCAGGTGGCAGGATGAGATATTTTCCGCCCTCACCTTTGTCAGTACCCGTTGTGCCAACATCGGCAAGGGGCACTTGCCAAGCGTTTACAATAGTGCCGAAGAAGGCAGCTTTGTCGCCCGCAGGAGGTACTTCGATCACTATGGGGCCATCCTTCGTCGTCAGGCCTCCAATTACATATGGGGTCACATCGTTGGCCGTCAGAAATCCGTGCCGCGAGTCCATTGGCGCAGACATATACCCAATGACACCAGGTTCTGCGCCCGCATCACGCTGCAATGAAAGTTCGATGTCATAAGCGCTAATGGCAGGTAGCCCCCAAATAGCCGCCTCACAAGCGCGGCGCTCTACCATTGAGCGCGTGACATCGCTCATTTGGGCAAATGCTGGAGTGGCAAGAATTGTAAGGGCGCTTAGAGTACATGCAGAGCGAATTAATTTGAGTTTTGTGGAATTCATTTTAGCCTCCGTATTTAAACAAAATACCTTACCAAAAGCTTCGCATATAACTTCATTGTAATGTGTATCAGTTCACGCCAAACTGAAAAAATATACCTTGGAGCATTGAAGTGAGCCACCGACCGCCCATGATCTCAGCCATGTCCCTTGGGGCTATGCCGCAGTTTGCGGTAGAACAACTAGGCGAAAAGAAAACCAGAAGCGCGTTGCATGCAGTGGGCCTTCCGAAGAGGTTTATTGATGCCCGTGATGGATATATTTCGGAACACGCACTTTCTAATTTTATCGGCTTAGTATCTCGCAGCATAGGGTACGACCGACTTGGATTACTTTGGGCACCCTTTATAACCGTGGCGGACTATGGTGCTTGGGGCCGCTATGTTTTAGGAGCCCCTGATCTGGGAACTGCTCTTCTACGGGCCCAAAAAGAGATGCAACTTCACTCAAATACTGATCGGGTGGGCATGAGAGTTGGCACACGTGAGGTCATATATTCCTATGTATTTGGACTAAGAGGACATCCAAGTTATCCAGATGTTGCTTACACCGCCATTGCCTCTATCTTAAGTATCCCGCGACATTTTCTCGGGGATAAATGGGTTCCATTGCGCATAGAGTTTGATTTTCCAAAGCCAGTAAAAGAATTCCAAGTCGAGGAAACGTTCCATTGTCCAGTTACCTTCGGGCACAAAGATCTCCGAATATACTTTCCGCGCAATGTTCTAGGTGTTTCAAATCCAGACAATCTTAGTCTAGCGATTACGTCGCGCCAAGACATCTTACGAGAGCGAGCCGCAGGGCCGCCCACAACGCTCGTTCAATCTACGCAGGCACTTGTTTTACAACAACTCTCTGAGCAAATTATCTCCTTGGATCGTACTGCAATGTCGCTTGGAACAAGCGTGCGAACCCTTCAAAGGCAGCTAAACGAAGAAGGGGTTACCTTTCGAACGCTGGTAAATGATGTCCGCATGCAGCGTGCGCAAGAATTGCTCAGCCTTAAAGGGAGCACGGTTAGAAAAGTTGCAACCACGCTCGGATACACCAGCCCAAATAACTTCAGCAGAGCCTTCTCAACCAATCTCGGAATTTCCCCGCGACAGGCTCAGAAAATAAGTCGTAGTGGTTTTATCCTCACGTGAACCCATGGAAAGGTTATAGCCAGTGGGACCAACAGTCACAATTTTTTGGGCAGTAGGTTTTCGCCCCGGTTTGAAAAGTGATCTTTATGCCCGAACAGCGCTCGTAACACTTCGTGACCTGTATCAATATTGACGGGTTAAACGTTCAACTTTTGTACGGCAGCCAGTGGACCTGGTGGCTTCGATGGTCGCACCAATGAATCCCCAAATCCAGTGGTCTGTGCCAGTGACATTCAATCAGGCCAATACCCAGATTAACCCTGCCTCTGAAACCAAAACTTACGCGTAGTGCGTATCAGTTACCCAAACCACCGCCAATCCGCCCAGAGGGCTTGATAGAAACAACAAACTACCACAACATAGAAGATAGGTTTTTTAACTTGGTACATTAATTTAGCAAACTCGGATCAAGATGAAAAAAAACAGCAGCTTCTTTTACTTTCCTCCGCGTGATTCAACCGAGACCCATCGCGGAGCGACTCCACTGGAACTGATGTTCGACTTGGCGGCAGTCATTGCGATTGCGGCTGCCGCACACGGGCTTGCACATGCTATTGAGGCGGCCCATGCCGCACAGGGCATAATCAGTTTCGTATGTAGTTTTTTTATGATCGGACTGGCCTGGATGAACTACACGTGGTTCGCCTCGGCTTATGATGACGATTCCGCCACCTTTCGCATTCTCACGATGGTCATCATGTTCGGTGCGTTGATGTTGGCAGCCGGTATCGGGGCGGTTTTTGAGCATCAGAGGATTTGGCTTGCACTTTTTGGGTTCATCATCATGCGACTCGGGATGGCCGCATTCTGGCTGGGCGCAGCCCGAGCGGATCCAAAACATCGCAAGACGGCTTTGCGCTACGCCAGTGGAATCGCCGCAATGCAGCTCTATTGGATCGGAATTGTTGTGCTTGTGGCCCCAACATCCGCGGCCTATCTCCCGCTTTTTCTAATCGGGGCGGCTGGTGAACTGGCCGTTCCAGCAATTGCCGAGCGCCAACGTACCACCACTTGGCATCGCCACCACATGATTGAACGTTATGGTCTCCTAAACATTATCGTTTTGGGCGAGACATTCATCGCGATCACAGCAATGATCCAACTTGAGGACGAAGCGGCCTTACCCAATTTAGAATACCTTTGGCTGGCGTCCCTGTCGGCAATCATCGCCTTCTCACTATGGGGGGTGTATTTCACCGCTGACGGGCATCTAAGAAGCGATGCGTTGAGGCATGCCCTGTTGTGGGCCTATGGCCATTTTGCTCTCTTCGCCGCGGGAGCAGCAACAGGCGCGGGCATGCTTGTTATGCTGAACACTCTCGGCCAGTCCGCGCAAATTGATACACAGGTTGGTATCTTGGCTATAGCTGTTCCCATTGCAATTTATCTTGCTGCCCTTTGGCTGATCCGCGACCGGGTGCACCCGAACGGTACGGGCCGCTGGTTGCTGCTATTCGTCGCTGGTTTGGTCCTGCTCCTTGGATTAGCGGCACCA
It encodes the following:
- a CDS encoding DUF1254 domain-containing protein codes for the protein MNSTKLKLIRSACTLSALTILATPAFAQMSDVTRSMVERRACEAAIWGLPAISAYDIELSLQRDAGAEPGVIGYMSAPMDSRHGFLTANDVTPYVIGGLTTKDGPIVIEVPPAGDKAAFFGTIVNAWQVPLADVGTTGTDKGEGGKYLILPPGYDGDVPEGYITSQSNTWGVHFAFRPVAKNGGTHADQAAYAQKLQWYPLANANNPSPTEFVDLKENPVNTLPVYDMSYFADLNAVVQREPVLEQDKAMMGMLASLGIERGKPFNPDAEMQEAMLAGLDCAYDQMQARFVTDGGGFKSIWDDRQWGPFAIDPEQAKLGFPFVTETAVLTDERAGQYFYLTYLPKNLGGGTFYLGAVRDADNNMLNGKDTYKLNVPADTPAEDFWSVIVYSMESKGFVQGAESVGRATPNLPDMNTNADGSVDVYFAPSAPEGQDANWIPTGEDFFLLFRLYGPAEGWLESGWKLADVEKVN
- a CDS encoding AraC family transcriptional regulator, producing MISAMSLGAMPQFAVEQLGEKKTRSALHAVGLPKRFIDARDGYISEHALSNFIGLVSRSIGYDRLGLLWAPFITVADYGAWGRYVLGAPDLGTALLRAQKEMQLHSNTDRVGMRVGTREVIYSYVFGLRGHPSYPDVAYTAIASILSIPRHFLGDKWVPLRIEFDFPKPVKEFQVEETFHCPVTFGHKDLRIYFPRNVLGVSNPDNLSLAITSRQDILRERAAGPPTTLVQSTQALVLQQLSEQIISLDRTAMSLGTSVRTLQRQLNEEGVTFRTLVNDVRMQRAQELLSLKGSTVRKVATTLGYTSPNNFSRAFSTNLGISPRQAQKISRSGFILT
- a CDS encoding low temperature requirement protein A, whose translation is MKKNSSFFYFPPRDSTETHRGATPLELMFDLAAVIAIAAAAHGLAHAIEAAHAAQGIISFVCSFFMIGLAWMNYTWFASAYDDDSATFRILTMVIMFGALMLAAGIGAVFEHQRIWLALFGFIIMRLGMAAFWLGAARADPKHRKTALRYASGIAAMQLYWIGIVVLVAPTSAAYLPLFLIGAAGELAVPAIAERQRTTTWHRHHMIERYGLLNIIVLGETFIAITAMIQLEDEAALPNLEYLWLASLSAIIAFSLWGVYFTADGHLRSDALRHALLWAYGHFALFAAGAATGAGMLVMLNTLGQSAQIDTQVGILAIAVPIAIYLAALWLIRDRVHPNGTGRWLLLFVAGLVLLLGLAAPMALELIALLLVATVLVHRKLSCA